Below is a window of Nerophis lumbriciformis linkage group LG20, RoL_Nlum_v2.1, whole genome shotgun sequence DNA.
catccttgtttgtgaatgactgagcatttcatggaatctacctttatacccaatcatggcacccacctgttcccaatttgcctgttcacccgtgggatgttccaaataagtgtttgatgagcattcctcaactttatcagtatttattgccccctttcccaacttctttgtcacgtgttgctggcatcaaattctaaagttaatgattatttgcaaaaaaaaatgtttatcagtttgaacatcaaatatgttgtcattgtagcatattcaactgaatatgggttgaaaatgattcgcaaatcattgtattccgtttatatttacatctaacacaatttcccgactcatatggaaacggggtttgtattaaatgAATGGGTGCAAAACTGCAACATAATGCGAGGCATTACTTTACTtacatcgattattgacgtttactcatCTTTTCTATAATAGTCCATGTCTGaactgcgatgcatctaaaaatggaTGATTTCCCCACCactggtgtgtagtgtagcatgtttggctATTCTTCGTCCTCTAAATATTAAATGATCTCTCCCCTCATCACTAATTAACGGGAGCCTCCAATTTGCACATTAGCAATAATGGGAAGAACTTGAAATAGACTGGAAGTAATCCACAGAGTCAGAGAAATGGCagttatacagtatatagatgtGATGGGACAAGTAGGCCAGTGCGTCCATCACGGTACATAACACACCAAGGTCCTAAATTGAATCCATTCATCTGTCGGGGTGCTCAAAGAATGCCATTCACATCctaatttatatttgtatttattctgattgtaaaataattcataccgtatttttcggactataagtcgctccggagtataagtcgcaccggccgaaaatgcataaaaagaaggaaaaaaacatatataagtcgcactggagtataagtcgcaattttgggggaaatttatttgatcaaacccaacaccaagtatagacatttgaaaggcgatttaaaataaataaagaatagtgaacaacaggctgaataagtgtacgttatatgaggcataaataaccaactgagaacgtgcctggtatgtttacgtaacatattatggtaagagtcattcaaataactataacatatagaacatgctatacgtttaccaaacaatctgtcactcctaatcgctaaatcccatgaaatcttatacgtctagtctcttacgtgaattaactaaataatatttgatattttacggtaatgtgttaataatttcacacataagttgctcctgagtataagtcgcacccttatagtctgaaaattacGGTCATTATTCTTTTAAGAGGATTAATAAACATCAAACAACTATCATTGATAATTACTGTTTGTCCATTTTTTTTAGGATTGCATTTTCAATTGCATTTTTTAAAGTATTGTAAAGCTTGAATTGGGTTGAAGTCTGGGTTGCTTTTGTTAAAATGACTGTGATTTTTgtgaataacattttaaaaacacatttaaaaaaaatcgttttGCGTGTAAGTCGTACGTACACAAAAAGAtccgatttgaagcactttggagcgtttccaCTGGCAAAAATATCCCATCTGTGTcactctagggcagtggttcttaaccttgttggaggtaccgaaccccaccggtttcatatgcgcattcaccgaacccttctttagtgaaaaataaaatgtttttttttttcaaattcaagacaaagttaatgtttttttactggtgttcAAAattaaccatgcatgaacatcaccttgttcaaagaacaaaaccaacacagtgcatgaactcacaacaaattacacacctgaagACCAGTGTGacatctgctgttgccgtatccataatacgacgatagggagaagtttttatttacacgatgagtcgggtatgTCTTGAtctccgcggcagaggctccaccgaacccctgaggccgactcaccgaacccctagggttcgatcgaaccctggttaagaaccactgctcttgggcaaaaaaagtcagatttggtgtacatttgtttttcctttttttaaagtaagtatATGCACCAGTGTCTATTATGCTAATTTATGATGATGTCACATTGACCACGCTCCCCACCACCAATCTGGAGAAACCCTTACTTCTAGTCCTGATATGTGAACTCTGACCTATAACCTGTTGTGGAAGGTGACCAGACAAATGTTGGGGGGCTGGCTTAGTAGCTTGTCTACAATGTACCTTTGACTTCTTCTATGCGTGCGCGCGCACTCACAATATTCTTTGTTTTGCAGGAACTTGATGAGATTCGCAAATCTGGAATGAAAAACTTCAGAAACATTCAAGTTGATGACTCCAACCTATTGTCATGGCAAGGTCTCATTGTTCCTGTAAGCAACCATCCTTAGGCTGTGTCTAGATTCAAGGTCTGCATCCTTCGCATTTTGCATTTGGCGGCCGCTGTCCTCACCTTTGATTGTTCTTCAAATCTAtgtctcctcctcctccattGAATGCCCGGCTGCATTCACACCTTCGTTCGTAGGGTTACACATCCCAACGTTGTTCTTGCATACCCCATGTGATCACAAttgtatcaatctcacggagatatCCCGGCCATTTTGCGAGATAATGAGCAAGCCCGTCACATGACGTAGAGATAGAAACCACAGATGCCTTCCCTTTTACCTATAGTACTAATCATGCAAACTTCATGAAagacgattaccgtatttttcggagtataagtcgctccggagtataagtcgcaccggccgaaaatgcataataaagaaggaaaaaacatatataagtcgcactggagtataagtcgcatgttttggggaaatgtatttgataaaacccaacaccaagaatagacatttgaaaggcagtttaaaataaataaagattagtgaaaaacaggctgaataagtgcacgttatatgacgcataaataaccaactgagaacgtgcctggtatgttagcttaacatattatggtaagagtcattcaaataactataacatatagtacatgctatacatttaccaaacaatctgtcactcctaatcgctaaatcccatgaaagcttatacgtctagtctcttacgtgaatgagctaaataatattatttgatattttacggtaatgtgttaataatttcacacataagtcgctcctgggtataagtcgcacccccggccaaactatgaaaaaaactgcgacttgtagtccgaaaaatacggtactttgcgaaaaatgatgatccacaaacttctatttttgaccctgaatatgaggagcatctacaagttttagaagctgtgtgctaaacactaAGCATTAGGGgcgatgttcgaaaaccggttctcccgatgcttcgataagaaaataactgATTCCATGGattctaatccctttttgagaaccggttcccgttatcgaagccactataccgtattttcgcgaccatatggcgtgtagcagtattgctaagttctAAACgacatacaaacataataaaactatctcgtactgtacaatgtctgctttcactgggataaagactgatgggatgtttatatcttcctgttgAGATGAAGAAGTAATCATAATCCACGCGAACGGTTAAAGGGAAAAGTTCCTGCCTTCAGACACGGTCCTCGGTTGTTTGTCTCCATCCCCAGGTAAGaactgaatgtcacagatgaacaacttctagattcatgGCTAAATTCTACTATTATCCAAATGAGAGGCTTGATTTACAGTTTAGAATAACCTTGATGCGATGCAGCAGGACATCGGCTAGCTCTCAGTACAGCAGCAGAGGGCTAGTTAGGTGTCTGTtatcaatgcaccgctaaaattgttcgtctgcgttagcgcttataaaaaTAACATCACTAATTTTTGGTATAAATTCAGGTCACtatatgtaaatagagtattgttggcaagTTTTGTGGGCAGGATAGCGTcttcattgactccattgttagcatcatttttatttatttaggagttagaatgcatacaaaaaaaacacatgttaatGTCTTACATAAGGGATGTTAATGATAAGCAGCACATCTCCTTTATAGTGGTTGCACATTTACAGAATGACTGATATGGTCAGGGTGCAGAGGCGCTCCCATCGTGACGTCAtccggagcggaatattcaaaatggccgtctGAAATTGTggtgtttagacggtattttcacatacgtactttgcagattgtaaatacagTTGGAtgcggtttaatggatacaatgcagGCATGTGAAATTCATTTTCTtgtcggggacggcgtggcgcagttgggagagtggccgtgccagcaacctgagggttcctggtttgatccccagcctctaccaacctagtcacgtccgttgtgtccttgagcaagacacttcacccttgctcctgatgggtcgtggttagggccttgcatggcagctcccgctatgtgtgtgtgactgtggaaatattgtcaaagcgctttgagtaccttgaaggtagaaaagcgctatacaagtataacccatttaccattgtcAAAATACCaggtttttttaatgaaatattttaaaaaattagatctgAACAAAATGTGTTGAacggtggcctcagccgcaggtcCTCGCTTTTCCTCTTACCTAAATGCAGGACCGGGAGACGACATAGGCGCCAAAACAGGCTCGCTAGTGAGCAtcatctagctagcttacttTTTGTCACCTGTGTTGGCGCTAAAATCCACTATGTCGATGGCTCTCTACTTTGCTGCtagtcatatttggatgattacaatcccaaCACTTCTGTAGTTGTAGAGTATTTGTTAGTTGCCAGCCAGAAggtatattttttatgtaaacaGAGGCCATAACACAGGAAGTGTATTacccgagggggcgtggctacaggatagagttgccaaatgggaaacattTCCTGACTTCTTGGCATGCCTGTTCAAgaatttgatattttttaatggTAATAATGTTAGAAAATGATCTAGTAAAGATTGTGTGCTACATTGTCCAAACGGTTGGTAGATAATACATTTAAAgtcaaatatagtgtagaaattcACCCAATAGCAGGAAAATGTAGTCTTGATCTTCAAAAATATTGCGTGGCAGCACTTCCTGCCGATAGGAATGTCCCTCTTTTGCTCACATGCCTGACaatgaaactagagatgtccgataatatcggactgccgataaatgctttaaaatgtaatatcggaaattatggtacacggacgtagggagagcacaaataaagtttatttgtgctctccctacgtccgtgtaccactccgtatagcggcgttttaaaaagtcatacattttactttttgaaacagataccgataatttccgatattacattttaaagcatttatcggcagtgcctttaaggtttaaaaccttaaaggcactgcctttgcgtgccggcccaatcacataatacctaaggcttttcacacacacaagtgaatgcaaggcatacttggtcatacaggtcacactgagggtggccgtataaacaactttaacactgttacaaatatgcgccacactgtgaacccacaccaaacaagaatgacaaacacatttcgggagaacatccgcactgtaacacaacataaacacaacagaacaaatacccagaaccccttgcaggacgctacaatatacccccctcaaccccgcccacctcaacctcttcatgctctctcagggagagcatgtcccaaattccaagctgctgttttgaggcatgctaaaaaatataatgcactttgtgacttcaataataaatatggcagtgccatgttggcatttttttcccaaaacttgagttgatttattttggaataccttgttacgttgtttaatgcatccagcggggcatcacaacaaaatcaggcatagtaatatgttaattccacgactgtatatatcggtatcggttgatatcggaatcggtaattaagagtttgacaatatcggatatcggcaaaaaagccattatcggacatctctaaatgaaacacaattaaacatGTAAAGTCAGCTGGTTTTTCCATTCTACGGCGACTTAAAAACCGGTAACCTGTCTATGCCTAACGTTATTAGCGCTTATGTAGACCTTTGAAATGAATCGGAGGGACACGATCTCTACTTTCCACCCAGCCTGATGGACCATGTACGTGAACATTTTCAGGAAAGCACAAAATGATCCAGATGAATGTTTGAATGAGTGAAATGGATCTCCTATAGTAGCATGACTGATGGCTTTCAAACCTGCAACCTCATCTCTAGTCATTCGGTAGATCCTCTACAGGATGGTACTCTCACGGCCCTGGACGGCCGACGTTGCAACATTATTGTAGCTGTGAACATGTGACACAAACAGTGTGGAGAAGTATGCAGACCCTGAATGAAACACAGCCCTTTTATTCCTGCTCTGACATCCCCGTGGCGTCACTTTCCTTCTGCTAATCCTCTCCTTCTGCAACTAGGACAACCCTCCTTACGACAAAGGCGCATTCAGGATTGAGATCATTTTCCCCACCGAGTATCCTTTCAAGCCTCCCAAgatcacatttaaaacaaagaTCTATCACCCCAACATCGACGAGAAGGGCCAGGTGTGTTTGCCCGTGATCAGTGCAGAGAACTGGAAACCAGCCACCAAAACTGACCAAGGTATGCATGTGATTCTGTCATCAAGCCCCTGGAGGACAGAAATTGAATTACTATTGACAACTTGAGAATATTTTCATATTTACCCATGTGAGTTTAGTACTAGAGGTGGGAAAAATGATTGATTCTCAGATGCATCACGATTACAACGTGATGGATTTGTGGATTGATGGACAAATGTCCAAAcatcgattattattattattgtatccgtttttacaagtgatcccctcccattttctttatgtagagagtctgctgggaaacatggcggggttcataaaggaaacaatccactcTTGATGGTGTTTGTAATTGtatgtgccagaaaaaagagaTGACATTTTGCAGCAGAcaatatggatgaactctaatattgtagtaGATGGAAAGcttttcttttggaaaaatacatttgaaagaggaatcatttttgtcaatgacattatcaatgagaatggtaagattatAGAGTATGATGAATTTACAACTATGTCTGGTGATGCTTgttcaagcttttcatttaatcaactaactggagtaattgggaaaagatggaaacaaataattaattatggaactactaaattattagtttgtaaacctctaataagaaattctagtttgcaaaaaggaactaaaataaatataaaaatataaaaaatgtatttaataaagaaatctttaaAGGCTGCCCCATAtaacacatatggaaaatgggaggttttttttgactgcccgttgccgtgggatgcaatattcaaattaatctacaaaactactatcgatgtgcaaaatcgttattttcaaattaaattaaatttaaaactaTGGAATGTGACAGAGTCGGAtgattgccgattttgttgtcagaagtctgaatccaccctgcatttgttttggtattgtcatattgtgtcttcgttttgggtggaagttgaaaaaatgtgtttaaggattggtttgtttatgaaacttgatgtggtttctgttattttaggagagttcattgacagtcatgatttagtcaatttaattatagtacttggtaaaaggtttatttttaaggccaaaaacagatattcacttagcattaccgtatttttcggaggataagtcgctccggggtataagtcgcaccggccgaaaatgcataataaagaaggaaaaaaacatatataagtcgcactggagtattaagtcgcattttttggggaaatgtatttgataaaacccaacaccaagaatagacatttcaatcaatcaatcaatgtttatttatatagccctaaatcacaagtgtctcaaagggctgcacaagccacaacgacatcctcggtatagcccacataagggcaaggaaaaactcaccccagtgggacgtcgatgtgaatgactatgagaaaccttggagaggaccgcatatgtgggtaaccccccccctctagggagaccgaatgcaatggatgtcgagtgggtctaacataatattgtgagagtccagtccatagtggatccagcataacagtaagagtccagtccacagtggggtcagcaggaaaccatcccgagcggagacgggtcagcagcgcagagatgttcccaaccgatataaaggcaatttaaaataaataaagaatagtaaacaacagagataaaggcaatttaaaataaataaagaatagtaaacaacaggctgaataagtgcacgttatatggggcataaataaccaactgagaacgtgcctggtatgttaacgtaacatattatggtaagagtcattcaagtaactataacatatagaacatgctatacgtttaccaaacaatctgtcactcctaatcgctaaatcccatgaaatcttatacgtctagtctcttatgtgaatgagctaaataatattatttgatattttacggtaatgtgttaattttacacacaaatcgctcctgagtataagtcgcacccccggccaaactatgaaaaaaaacctgatttatagtccgaaaaataatgtactttctttaaaacattattcaatattttttatctttagaaagttatatggttgaaaccgataatgatgccaaaaaacataaaaaaagatgggaagtcctcaaatgcttattttgaaaatgtaatttttgtttatagattatatgcaatttgttgttgtttcctaatTTGAGTTTAcataatgaaggtgtgtgttgctgagcccgacctggacataatctggactgtatataaatgcttattttgaaaatgtaattttgttcacagattatatgcaatctgttgttgagttccctaattttgagtgtacataaatgaaggtgtgtgttgctgagcccgacctggacataatctggactggacctggttttaagaaccctttaaacaatctaatttcattgacaacctggtctggtgaagataaggtccttttaaaaaaaatgtatacaataaaataagataaataaataaaaaacattttcttgaataaaaaagaaagtaaaacaatataaaaacagttacatagaaactagtaattaatgaaaatgagtaaaattaactgttaaaggttagtactattagtggaccagcagcacgcacaatcatgtgtacttcacggactgtatcccttgcagattgtattgatatatatagatatataatgtaggaaccaaaatattaataacagaaagaaacaacccttttgtgtgaatgagtgtaaatgtgggagggaggttttttggggatgctgcactaattgtaagtgtatattgtgttgtttatgttgatttaacaaaaaacaaaacattgattattagttaaagttaaaagtaatggttcataaatgctaatattctctaaagcagagtttcttaaccattgttgggccgcgagcgcccccaAGAGAGCCGCCAAAAGATATCTGTTTTTctccgttgtaatacacttttccaataTCAAGCAAACAGAAGAAGGCTGGCgctgaagtcatagagaagtttcttcagcgcaaaaatgatgactaaagtggtgacgctgtattttcatttgcacctaAATCTTATTGatggtttatttaagaaacatgtacagtcatggtcaaaagtttacatacacttgtaaagaacataatgtcatggctgtcttgagtttccaataatttctacaactcgcattttttgaatgaaacaaaaattaagctaaatcaggctagaatgaaggttttacaaTGGCTTTCCTAAAGTCctaacttaaacgtgtggacaatgctgaataaaacaagtccatgtcagaaaaccaacacatttagctgaactgcaccaattttgtcaagaggagtgatcaaaaattcaagcagaagcttgtggatggctaccaaaagtgccttattgcagtgaaacttgccaagggacatgtaccgtattttccgcaccataaggcgccctgggttataagccgcgccttcaatgaacggcatatttcaaaactttgtccacctataagccgccccgtgttgtaagccgcatctaactgcgctaaaggaatgtcaaaaaaacagtcaggtcagtcaaactttgataatatattaaaaaccagcgttctaacaactctgttcactcccaaaatgtacgcaaatgtgcaatcacaaacatacgtatatcaacatggacagagctgcgtgaaaaaagccacccggcctcttcgcgtaaacttaaacttaccttaaccactcgctcatcttttcttcatccatcccttcgagttagcttttatgatgacgccggctggaaaggtctcttttggcaaggtcttccttttgaatatcaccatgggtggaagtttctggccattagcatggcaagctagaaccacagtgaaggatgacttctcattccctgtggtgcgaatattcaccgtatgtgctcccgttgtatccacagtgcggttcacaggaatatcagttgctgtgaaatagtaatccgtgtgcggatggagagattgcgtcttttcatgaaccggatacctgtcgcttagtaggagccattttgtggtctttacagatgtaaacacacaaaggaaatgaaacgtacggtgatatccgcgcgctttttcttcttctacgcgggcgggtggttgcttacagtagaagaagaagcgcttcctgttctatgggggcgggtgcttaccttggcggttgcttgcgtagaagaagaagcgcttcctgttctaccgggaaaaaagatggcggctgtttaccgaagttgcgagaccgaaactttatgaaaatgaatcttaatatttatccatatataaagcgcaccgggttataaggcgcactgtcagcttttgagaaaatttgtggtttttaggtgcgccttatagtgcggaaaatacggtaaccaaatattaacattgctgtatgtatacttttgacccagcagatttggtcacattttcagtagactcataataaattcatgaaagaaccaaacttcatgaatgtttttgtgaccaacaagtatgtgctgcaatcactctatcacaaaaaaataagagttgtagaaatgattggaaactcaagacagccatgacattatgttctttacaagtgtatgtaaacttttgaccacgactgtatcattattgtttgtgtaattgtatgtacatgtattttcCGTCAGTTTTTATGAAACCCTTCTATATTTGATTAGTCATATTAattaagtcatagagaagtttcttaagcgcaaaaattatgactaaagtggtgaagctgtattttcatttgcacctaAATCTTATTGacggtttatttaaaaaacattattgtttatgtaatctgtgtaattgtatgtacgTGTATTTTTCGTCAGTTTTAATGAAACCCttctatatttgattagtatttatttctgtaaccagcctgacctaagccttgataataatctttgtgattactaggggtgtaacggtacgtgtatttgtattgaaccgtttcggtacgggagttcggttcggaggtgtaccgaacgagtttccacacgaacatatttagtagccgcctccgcttccttctgcctctgtttctgtcagtcctctacacagcacccagcattgtcccacccacacaaccatctgattggttacaaacagagcggtaacagccaatcagcagtgcgtattcagagcggtaacagccaatcagcagtgtgtattcagagcgcatgtagttagtgcttagcgtttagcaggtaagcccgtggaccttctagaaatataaactgcagctcagctcgctcgcagtcctggcttgaggtgaaggctaattagcttttagcataacgttagctcattttgcggtgtgtgtgtgtgtgttacggacagcaaagccctgtctgtctgttatttcacttggcctttttctgtgttgattcagctgtgttgaagcagcaaaaaaggacaataccgtattttccgcactataaggcgcacctaaaaaccacaaactttctcaaaagctgacagtgcgccttataacccggtgcgctttatatatggataaatatta
It encodes the following:
- the ube2l3b gene encoding ubiquitin-conjugating enzyme E2 L3b, whose protein sequence is MAASRRLGKELDEIRKSGMKNFRNIQVDDSNLLSWQGLIVPDNPPYDKGAFRIEIIFPTEYPFKPPKITFKTKIYHPNIDEKGQVCLPVISAENWKPATKTDQVIQSLIALVNDPQPEHPLRADLAEEYSKDRKKFLKNAEEFTKKHGEKRPMD